A single Uloborus diversus isolate 005 chromosome 7, Udiv.v.3.1, whole genome shotgun sequence DNA region contains:
- the LOC129226712 gene encoding rhodopsin-like → MYHFVSRIGMTALGTLSAIAIERYIIISRSLHCQKLSNASAVLTIFFIWIYSLSQSLPPLFGWNQYVVETPGIACSLNWEEPGSKHISYIAYIFFFGYVLPLGIMSFCYISVVCIIKKCCRCSSTAKAEHKVTLMASAMIVCTVIAWTPYAVVSLMASLGYRHLLGPVAAVCPAVFAKTSVIYNPIVYFFFNTQIRDVIISKLPGKRLRGPTSTEISMETKRGLTIVNTMVSSPHIGGSVENVTTKNL, encoded by the exons ATGTACCATTTTGTTTCTCGCATAGGTATGACAGCACTGGGAACTCTATCTGCCATCGCCATTGAGAGGTACATCATCATTTCCCGATCCTTGCATTGCCAAAAGCTCTCCAACGCCTCCGCCGTATTGACTATCTTCTTCATTTGGATCTATTCTTTGTCACAGTCGTTGCCTCCACTATTCGGGTGGAATCAGTACGTTGTGGAAACGCCAGGAATCGCATGTTCTCTAAATTGGGAAGAACCTGGAAGCAAACACATCTCTTACATAGCTTACATCTTCTTCTTCGGATACGTCCTGCCACTTGGCATCATGAGCTTTTGCTACATCAGCGTCGTGTGCATCATCAAAAAG tgct GTCGATGTAGTTCTACAGCTAAAGCCGAACACAAAGTGACCCTTATGGCAAGCGCCATGATTGTCTGTACTGTGATCGCATGGACGCCATATGCCGTAGTTTCACTAATGGCCTCCCTCGGCTATCGACATCTACTGGGGCCGGTGGCTGCCGTCTGTCCGGCCGTATTTGCGAAAACAAGCGTCATTTATAatcctatagtttattttttcttcaatactcAG ATTAGAGACGTCATTATTTCCAAGCTCCCTGGAAAGAGGCTCAGAGGACCTACTTCTACCGAGATCAGTATGGAGACCAAAAGAGGACTGACAATTGTCAATACTATGGTCTCCAGTCCTCACATAGGGGGCAGTGTGGAGAATGTCACGACCAAAAACCTATGA